A stretch of the Argentina anserina chromosome 6, drPotAnse1.1, whole genome shotgun sequence genome encodes the following:
- the LOC126800693 gene encoding uncharacterized protein LOC126800693: MVRFSCFQVHTPSPKPKKISQSSVEAMHKSLQDSCKIQAFNLKQSSGETSLKPAQAEGMSQTSRNLKHLLSLQPVRKSDDNENNRIDESNIDVSQTARIIKSRSLGSALNLEGRVSVNNDAEDDTDQGSSDGSDEHNRSGVPNGSRGVSPPEQCQSSEVVNDGSIFSIGEPLHSEKEGQENSDTQLRSEKEGQENSDTALSGECNVDSGVQTPRAQRGLVKSCSLPNISNSTPTADGHSPLNHLAIHSSRSSQDLHVLGVRRKELSVHELGMQVMQEQRRDDITARPENHSVENSIDDGYDSCNYSGLAKDWIMPESDETNRGKILQGESSVHRLDELPSRDFRIKRIEEWVSGLQHSSPLEEITESLQSNDLVMRDSSDLNSLSAAKTDVKVTPGMEAAKRYISALSAVSTTAQLANHGLAVIPFLSAFVNLRVVNLSGNAIVRITAGALPRGLHMLNLSKNNIANIEGLRELTRLRVLDLSYNRILRIGHGLASCSSLKELYLAGNKISEVEGLHRLLKLAVLDLRFNKISTAKCLGQLAANYNSLQAISLEGNPAQKNVGDDHLKKYLQGLLPHMAYYNRQPIKSSTLKDSADRSVRLGSTHQFDRGLRPDHKVTRKSTHGASAHRASSSSTHGHANQSVLSLKKTRGRHGHLPPSGTKPSTSHTRHHYFDIGNKLMNLKQDLSMRRSRSVGTMAAM; encoded by the exons ATGGTTAGGTTTTCGTGTTTCCAAGTTCACACCCCATCCCCAAAGCCAAAG AAAATTTCCCAATCTTCTGTCGAAGCAATGCATAAGTCGCTACAAGATTCTTGTAAAATTCAAGCTTTTAACTTGAAGCAGTCGTCTGGAGAAACAAGCTTGAAACCAGCACAGGCAGAAGGAATGTCTCAAACCAGTAGAAATTTAAAGCATCTATTGTCTCTTCAACCTGTTCGAAAATCAGATGACAATGAAAACAATCGCATTGATGAAAGTAACATTGATGTCTCTCAGACAGCACGTATTATAAAGAGTCGGTCTCTGGGAAGTGCATTAAACCTGGAGGGCAGGGTTTCTGTTAACAATGATGCTGAGGATGACACAGATCAAGGATCTTCTGATGGTTCTGATGAGCACAATAGGTCTGGAGTACCAAATGGTAGCAGAGGAGTAAGCCCGCCTGAACAGTGTCAGAGCTCTGAAGTTGTCAATGATGGATCAATTTTCTCAATTGGAGAACCATTGCATTCAGAGAAGGAAGGCCAAGAAAATTCCGACACACAATTACGTTCAGAGAAAGAAGGCCAAGAAAATTCAGATACTGCATTGTCTGGTGAGTGCAACGTTGACTCTGGTGTCCAGACGCCTCGTGCTCAACGAGGGCTTGTCAAATCATGTTCTTTACCAAACATCAGTAATTCTACTCCAACTGCTGACGGCCATTCTCCTTTGAATCATTTAGCAATTCACTCATCAAGATCTTCCCAGGACCTACATGTCTTAGGTGTGAGGCGAAAAGAGCTTTCAGTTCATGAGCTAGGGATGCAGGTAATGCAAGAACAAAGAAGGGATGATATCACAGCTAGACCTGAGAACCATAGTGTTGAAAACTCCATTGATGATGGTTATGATTCCTGCAACTACTCTGGTTTAGCAAAGGACTGGATAATGCCAGAATCAGATGAGACAAACAGAGGGAAAATCCTCCAAGGGGAATCCTCAGTACACCGTTTGGATGAATTGCCTAGCAGGGATTTCAGGATTAAGCGTATTGAGGAGTGGGTGAGTGGTCTTCAGCACAGTAGTCCATTGGAAGAAATAACTGAGTCACTCCAATCTAATGACCTGGTGATGAGAGATTCCAGTGACTTAAATAGTTTGAGTGCTGCTAAGACGGATGTTAAGGTCACCCCTGGTATGGAAGCTGCTAAAAGATATATATCTGCTTTGAGTGCAGTTTCCACCACAGCTCAGTTGGCAAATCATGGATTGGCAGTGATCCCGTTTCTGAGTGCATTCGTGAATCTGAGGGTGGTCAATCTGTCAGGAAATGCCATAG TGAGGATAACTGCTGGTGCGCTTCCTCGAGGACTTCATATGTTGAATCTGTCAAAAAACAATATTGCCAATATTGAAGGACTGCGCGAACTCACTAGACTTCGAGTGCTGGACCTGAGCTACAACAGGATTTTGCGAATTGGGCATG GCCTGGCCTCTTGTTCCTCGCTAAAGGAGTTGTACTTGGCCGGAAACAAAATCAGTGAGGTGGAGGGTCTTCATCGCCTCCTGAAGCTGGCTGTTCTGGACTTGcgatttaacaaaatttcgacAGCGAAATGCCTTGGCCAACTTGCAGCTAATTACAACTCCTTGCAAGCCATCAGCTTGGAAGGAAACCCCGCCCAGAAAAATGTGGGAGACGACCACTTGAAGAAATATTTGCAAGGACTTCTTCCTCACATGGCTTACTACAATCGTCAACCAATCAAGTCGAGCACTCTTAAGGACTCAGCAGATAGGTCAGTACGGTTAGGCAGTACCCATCAGTTTGATCGTGGCCTCAGACCTGATCACAAAGTGACCAGAAAGAGCACCCACGGCGCATCTGCTCACAGGgcatcatcttcatcaacgCATGGTCATGCAAATCAATCTGTACTGTCACTAAAGAAGACCAGGGGCAGGCATGGACACCTCCCTCCAAGTGGAACCAAGCCGTCAACAAGCCATACTCGACACCACTATTTTGATATTGGCAACAAGcttatgaacctaaaacaggACCTCTCGATGCGCAGGAGTCGGAGTGTGGGAACTATGGCAGCAATGTGA
- the LOC126800710 gene encoding universal stress protein PHOS32-like, giving the protein MASSAVLNHPSLSPSPQRKVAIAVDLSDESAYAIRWAAENYLRPGDAVVLLHVRPTSVLYGADWGWVPVDYTLPVAGDKKSEDDFDALTTAKATELAQPLLEAGIEFKIHIVKDRDMKERLCLEVERLGLSAVIMGSRGFGAVAASKRSLKMARLGSVSDYCVQHCVCPVVVVRCPDDVDRKFGGGYEAAEDVLLPVPEEEHEYIDDDEAREMN; this is encoded by the exons ATGGCTTCATCCGCCGTACTCAACCACCCCTCGCTCTCCCCAAGTCCACAGCGCAAGGTCGCGATCGCCGTCGATTTAAGCGACGAGAGCGCCTACGCCATCCGCTGGGCCGCCGAGAACTACCTCCGTCCCGGCGACGCCGTCGTCCTTCTCCACGTGCGCCCCACCAGCGTCCTCTACGGCGCCGACTGGGGCTGGGTCCCCGTCGACTACACCCTCCCCGTCGCCGGCGACAAGAAGTCGGAGGACGACTTCGACGCTCTAACGACGGCGAAGGCGACGGAGCTGGCGCAGCCGCTCCTGGAGGCCGGAATCGAGTTCAAAATCCACATAGTGAAGGATCGGGACATGAAGGAGAGGCTGTGCTTGGAGGTGGAGAGGTTAGGGCTCAGCGCCGTCATTATGGGCAGCCGAGGCTTCGGCGCCGTCGCCGCCTCCAAGAGGAGCCTCAAGATGGCCAGGCTCGGCAGCGTATCAGACTACTGCGTGCAGCACTGTGTTTGTCCCGTCGTTGTGGTCAGGTGCCCCGATGACGTGGACAGAAAGTTTGGCGGCGGTTATGAAGCGGCGGAGGATGTGCTGCTTCCGGTGCCGGAGGAGGAACATGAGTACATTGACGATGACGAGGCTCGAG AAATGAACTGA